The following proteins are encoded in a genomic region of Takifugu rubripes chromosome 21, fTakRub1.2, whole genome shotgun sequence:
- the asphd2 gene encoding aspartate beta-hydroxylase domain-containing protein 2 translates to MEWCLENVWELAAGAMRYIRECEVYISAVATCVLLLFLWYCYRMGRDHSPNYLSGPGRIGGFMSSDCRSRAKGKHGVGVDEQNGFAFCQSPECFRCTSAGESLNQRLYHSLQEYAKRYTWSGMGRVHKGVRDQGRYLNSRRSIQRPEVFFLPDLPSAPFFSREVQRHDVELLEQSFPTLLAEFENIYQPAGPGGAALPPGWRANATPRGQWWTYYLVNQGIPLVPNVRRCPRAWRVLGQLRTFISNNVFGNACFSVLTPGGLISEHYGPTNIRLRCHLGLRVPPSCELVVGGEPQCWSEGSCLLFDDSFLHRAFHEGTSDDGPRVVFMVDLWQPNVAAAERQALDYIFTPARLEDKEGK, encoded by the exons ATGGAATGGTGCCTGGAGAACGTGTGGGAGCTGGCGGCAGGAGCGATGCGGTACATCAGGGAGTGCGAGGTTTACATCTCTGCCGTGGCCacgtgtgtgctgctgctgttcctgtgGTACTGCTACAGGATGGGCAGAGATCACAGCCCGAACTACCTGTCCGGACCGGGACGCATCGGAGGCTTTATGAGCTCGGACTGTCGCAGCCGGGCCAAGGGGAAGCACGGCGTCGGAGTGGACGAGCAGAACGGTTTCGCGTTCTGTCAGTCGCCCGAGTGTTTCCGCTGCACGAGTGCTGGGGAGAGTCTGAACCAGCGGCTGTATCACAGCCTGCAAGAATACGCCAAGCGCTACACCTGGTCCGGCATGGGCCGCGTCCACAAGGGGGTTCGCGATCAAGGTCGCTACCTGAACAGCCGGCGCAGCATACAGCGGCCCGAAGTCTTCTTCCTCCCTGACTTGCCGTCAGCGCCGTTTTTCTCCAGGGAGGTCCAAAGGCACGAcgtggagctgctggaacagaGCTTCCCCACGCTTCTCGCCGAGTTCGAGAACATCTACCAGCCAGCGGGGCCCGGAGGCGCCGCCCTCCCGCCGGGCTGGAGGGCCAACGCCACTCCTCGTGGGCAGTGGTGGACCTACTACCTGGTGAACCAGGGCATACCGCTGGTCCCCAACGTGCGGCGCTGTCCTCGCGCCTGGAGGGTTCTGGGTCAGCTGCGCACCTTCATCTCCAACAACGTGTTCGGCAACGCCTGCTTCTCTGTGCTGACGCCCGGGGGGCTGATCTCCGAACATTACGGTCCCACAAACATCCGACTGCGCTGCCACCTGG GTCTGCGGGTGCCCCCCTCCTGTGAGCTGGTGGTGGGCGGAGAGCCTCAGTGCTGGTCTGAAGGCAGCTGTCTGCTTTTTGATGACTCCTTCCTCCACAGGGCGTTCCATGAAG GCACCTCAGACGACGGCCCCAGGGTGGTCTTCATGGTGGACCTCTGGCAGCCCAACGTGGCCGCGGCGGAGCGACAGGCCTTGGACTACATTTTCACTCCAGCCCGTTTGGAGGACAAAGAAGGGAAATAG
- the ggt5a gene encoding gamma-glutamyltransferase 5a, translating into MARSKVRLYTCCALSLLCAVAVIASVAVLVRRKCPSDAFPRAGVAADSARCSRIGRDILQSGGSAVDGAIAALLCTSLVNPQSMGLGGGAIFTVMNSSGHVRVINAREAAPRNLKPHLLDLCPKKFRMLRGSDWMAVPGELQAYEEAHRLFGRLPWATLFQPTIKLARDGLPVAEVLGRYLSSFNWTGYAPLRKLFSDKDGNLLKTGDIVKFQKLADTLETIAQDGAAAFYRGTIAKDLIRDIQEAGGTLTAEDLAAYRAVVTDAWSIPLGEFNMYFPPPPAGGAVVAFAINILKGFEPNLKDLKDHQRALTYHRYAEALKFANSLKKYIRDPKFSPDDVEMAREVLEDSFSDHVRSLIRSDVTHDPQYYNITPYVDGVGTTQVSVLAEDGSAVSATSSINHIFGSGVFSPRTGIILNNQLGDFCGLAGNISPGERPPSSMAPSVLKSPSKTLLIGSTGGTMITTGMVSALVNHLWLGKSLKDAIAAPVLFVDSKTALTFEPTFDKGIIEALEALGHQRGSPRTFYNVVNAVEKVDDCIWAVSDARKQGEAAGF; encoded by the exons ATGgcgaggtcaaaggtgaggCTGTACACTTGCTGCGCGCTCTCGCTGCTCTGCGCGGTTGCGGTGATCGCGAGCGTCGCCGTGCTCGTGAGGAGAAAGTGTCCGAGCGATGCGTTCCCGCGCGCAGGTGTGGCCGCGGACTCCGCGAGATGTTCGCGGATCGGACG GGACATCCTGCAGTCCGGGGGTTCGGCGGTAGATGGCGCCATCGCGGCGCTGCTCTGCACCTCCCTCGTGAACCCGCAGAGCATGGGCCTCGGGGGCGGGGCCATCTTCACCGTGATGAACAGCTCAG GTCACGTGAGAGTGATCAACGCGAGGGAGGCCGCCCCCCGAAACCTTAAACCACACCTACTAGACCTGTGCCCCAAAAAGTTCCGGATGTTACGAG GCAGCGATTGGATGGCGGTTCCAGGTGAACTTCAAGCTTACGAAGAAGCTCACAGGCTGTTTGGGAGGTTGCCGTGGGCAACCCTCTTCCAGCCGACCATTAAACTGGCAAGAGACGGCCTTCCAGTGGCGGAGGTCCTGGGTCGGTATCTGTCCAGCTTTAACTGGACTGGCTACGCGCCGCTAAG AAAACTGTTTTCAGACAAAGATGGGAACCTGCTGAAGACCGGAGACATCGTGAAGTTCCAAAAGCTGGCCGACACCCTGGAGACTATCGCTCAAGACGGCGCGGCTGCTTTTTATCGCGGCACAATTGCGAAGGATTTGATCCGAGACATACAGGAGGCCG GAGGAACGTTGACGGCGGAGGACTTGGCAGCGTACAGAGCCGTGGTGACGGACGCGTGGAGCATTCCCCTGGGGGAGTTCAACATGTACTTCCCCCCGCCACCGGCAGGGGGAGCCGTGGTTGCCTTTGCCATCAATATCCTGAAAG GATTTGAACCAAACTTGAAGGACTTGAAAGACCACCAGAGAGCCCTGACCTACCATCGATACGCTGAAGCCTTAAAGTTCGCCAACAGCCTCAAGAAGTACATCCGAGATCCCAAATTCAGCCCCGATGACGTCGAG ATGGCCCGAGAAGTCCTGGAGGACAGTTTTTCCGACCACGTGCGCAGTTTGATCAGGAGTGACGTTACCCACGATCCTCAGTATTACAACATCACGCCATACGTGGATGGCGTGGGCACCACGCAGGTGTCGGTGCTGGCGGAGGACGGCTCGGCCGTGTCCGCCACCAGCAGCATCAACCACAT TTTCGGCTCTGGGGTTTTTTCTCCGAGAACCGGGATCATCCTCAACAACCAGCTGGGCGACTTCTGTGGACTAGCGGGCAACATTAGTCCTG GGGAACGCCCCCCATCTTCCATGGCACCGTCTGTGCTCAAGTCTCCATCGAAGACGTTGCTGATCGGATCGACCGGTGGGACCATGATAACAACTGGCATGGTTTCT GCGCTCGTGAACCACTTGTGGTTGGGTAAGAGCCTGAAGGACGCCATCGCTGCTCCGGTCCTGTTTGTGGACTCTAAGACTGCGCTGACCTTTGAACCCACGTTTGACAAG GGTATAATCGAAGCTCTGGAAGCTCTCGGACACCAACGAGGAAGTCCCAGAACGTTCTACAACGTCGTGAACGCCGTGGAAAAGGTGGACGACTGTATCTGGGCCGTGTCCGATGCCAGAAAACAGGGCGAAGCTGCCGGGTTCTGA